In Musa acuminata AAA Group cultivar baxijiao chromosome BXJ3-9, Cavendish_Baxijiao_AAA, whole genome shotgun sequence, a single genomic region encodes these proteins:
- the LOC135650058 gene encoding 1-phosphatidylinositol-3-phosphate 5-kinase FAB1B-like — METPDERFPDLVSIVKSWIPWRADPACISRAFWMPDDSCMVCYECDSQFTILNRRHHCRKCGRVFCAKCTSNFVPANFYDIENFREGELIRVCSFCFKQSEDVAASRDEVQPSGPILSPSLSTTSLASTKSSGTANSSTSSAVSFTYSSGAYQQAPHGPVCCPSQSIQLEIYSDKQDMLISETTMNSLVDKGDNSPAHFRFLNRSDDDDDDYGACHWDSEEQKFHNSDEFYGPAGFDESEQSYRSNKIHPAEVTIGTQDIGLPLTHSCEFHSSLGVDQGEEQGFFNNVECGSSSIYGVDSTDAEPMDFENNQQLWLPPEPEDEEDEREAVLFDDDDEEDATGEWHYPCSSNSFSSSGHGSRDRSSEEHKRAMKSVVDGHFRALVSQLLQVENISICEEDGKENWLDIITSLSWEAATLLKPDTSSGGGMDPGLYVKVKCLACGHLSDSMVVKGVVCKKNVAHRRMLSKIEKPRFLILGGALEYQRVTNLLSSFDTLLQQEMDHLKMAIAKIDAHHPNVLLVEKSVSRFAQDYLLAKNISLVLNIKRPLLERIARCTGAQIVPSIDHLSSPKLGHCDLFHVEKFLEEHGTAGQEGKKLLKTLMFFEGCPKPLGCTILLKGSNGDELKKVKHVIQYGVFAAYHLALETSFLADEGASLPELPLKSPITVALPDKPSTINRSISTVPGFTISTAENPQPSNAAQISSKSDSNKELGNFGKSGLVASPFCSENHTSHAFKFLSTSVTASVDTHDLPVDKNNQIKRTDEQQSMAPFNSLSHSATTPSSFFCDSSCYTRDGNKAKAEIGYMENDNKTILHCPVPTSNYLDSPETFVSGKNMACDMQTEDTKMIEMQHGFSGLGTSDQHNSRNDHMFPKEEFPPSPSDHQSILVSLSCHCVWKGTVCERAHLFRIKYYGSFDKPLGRHLRDHLFDQSYRCRSCEMPSEAHIYRYTHHQGSLTISVRKLQEFLLPGERDGKIWMWHRCLRCPRVNGLPPATRRVVMSDAAWGLSFGKFLELSFSNHAAASRVASCGHSLHRDCLRFYGYGEMVACFKYASINVHSVYLPPPKLEFNFQHQKWVQEEANKVVKTANDLFIAIRKSLRQVEEKVLNTGSHDGNMEVLESRRRLIELEGILQKEQAEFEESKQTVMKKDAKMGQPFIDILDVNRLQKQLLLQSYVWDKRLKFAAGSFSNPHELLNGLMTRNKEDLTLRAQRSFMSSDVLVSAVAEPLNGSGTRNEHDQYKQSTTNQQRLDLEQDKNTKLLSTSTSVSDQFDPPECGLDVRRVLSDGQFPVMADLSDTLDAKWRGENGSALVDGSKLKSLTSVEEAPANSSSENLEESICTDMMPARSGESAEAISILTKTSFSDLYAFLNKNCDSALSEYHPEYISLFKELMQQGWARLLLPLGVNDTVIPVYDDEPTSAISYALVCPDYHFQITDEFEKSKDGRESSISLMIQESGNSQSFQSVEDIPFESFRSFGSVDDSTSSTSGSKSSVILDPLASTKSLHVRVSFAVDGPHGKVRYSVTCYYAKYFDALRRTCCPSELDFIRSLSRCKKWGAQGGKSNVFFAKSLDDRFIIKQVTKTELESFIKFAPEYFKYLLESKSTSSPTCLAKILGIYQVAVKNLKGGKESRMDVLVMENLLFGRSVKWLYDLKGSSRSRYNADISGNNKVLLDQNLIEAMRTSPIFVGNKAKRLLERAVWNDTAFLASIDVMDYSLLVGVDENKQELVVGIIDFMRQYTWDKHLETWVKASGIFGGPKDASPTVISPDQYKKRFRKAMSAYFLVVPDQ, encoded by the exons ATGGAAACCCCTGACGAGAGGTTCCCTGATTTAGTCAGCATAGTGAAATCCTGGATTCCTTGGAGGGCTGATCCAGCTTGCATTTCGAGGGCCTTTTGGATGCCTGATGATAGTTGTATGGTCTGTTATGAATGTGACTCACAGTTCACGATCCTCAATCGGAGACACCATTGTCGTAAGTGTGGCCGTGTTTTCTGTGCTAAATGCACCTCAAATTTTGTCCCTGCTAATTTCTATGACATCGAGAATTTCCGAGAAGGAGAGTTGATTAGGGTGTGTAGTTTTTGCTTCAAGCAGTCGGAGGACGTAGCAGCCTCAAGGGATGAAGTTCAACCTTCAGGTCCGATACTTAGTCCTTCCCTTTCAACTACAAGTTTGGCTAGTACCAAGTCCAGTGGTACTGCTAATAGCAGTACATCATCAGCAGTTTCTTTCACATATTCAAGTGGAGCTTACCAGCAAGCCCCTCATGGTCCTGTCTGTTGCCCCAGTCAGTCTATTCAGTTGGAAATCTACTCTGACAAACAAGACATGTTGATATCAGAGACTACCATGAATTCTTTGGTGGATAAAGGCGATAATTCTCCAGCTCATTTCAGGTTCTTGAACAG gagtgatgatgatgatgatgactatgGAGCATGTCACTGGGATTCAGAAGAACAAAAATTCCACAACTCTGATGAATTTTATGGTCCAGCTGGTTTCGATGAATCTGAGCAGAGTTATCGATCAAATAAAATTCATCCTGCCGAAGTAACTATTGGAACTCAGGATATTGGCTTGCCATTGACTCACAGCTGTGAATTCCATTCTTCGTTAGGTGTTGATCAGGGGGAAGAACAAGGTTTTTTCAATAATGTTGAATGTGGTTCTTCCTCCATATATGGTGTGGATAGCACTGATGCAGAGCCTATGGACTTCGAGAACAATCAACAACTTTGGCTCCCTCCTGAGCctgaagatgaagaagatgagAGAGAAGCTGTtctatttgatgatgatgatgaagaagatgctACAGGAGAATGGCATTATCCATGTTCATCAAATAGCTTTAGTAGTAGTGGGCACGGAAGCAGAGATCGATCTAGTGAGGAACATAAGAGAGCCATGAAAAGTGTTGTTGATGGGCATTTTAGGGCTTTGGTATCTCAACTACTTCAAGTTGAAAATATATCCATCTGTGAAGAAGATGGTAAGGAGAATTGGCTGGATATAATAACTTCTTTGTCGTGGGAAGCAGCAACACTTCTTAAGCCAGACACTAGCAGCGGAGGAGGAATGGACCCTGGATTATATGTGAAAGTTAAGTGCCTAGCTTGTGGGCATCTCAGTGATAG cATGGTGGTGAAAGGAGTTGTGTGCAAGAAGAACGTGGCTCATCGTCGTATGTTGTCGAAGATTGAGAAGCCCCGCTTCCTAATCCTTGGTGGAGCTCTTGAGTATCAGCGTGTGACAAATTTGCTTTCAAGTTTTGATACATTGTTACAGCAG GAAATGGATCACCTAAAGATGGCAATTGCAAAGATAGATGCTCATCACCCCAATGTCCTTTTGGTGGAGAAATCAGTTTCTCGATTTGCTCAAGATTATCTTCTTGCTAAAAACATTTCACTTGTCTTGAATATTAAAAGGCCACTCTTAGAGCGTATCGCACGCTGTACTGGTGCTCAGATAGTCCCTTCAATTGACCACCTTTCGTCTCCTAAACTGGGTCATTGTGACTTGTTTCATGTGGAGAAGTTTCTCGAAGAGCATGGCACTGCTGGACAGGAAGGAAAGAAACTCCTAAAGACGTTGATGTTTTTTGAGGGATGTCCAAAGCCCTTGGGCTGTACT atTCTGCTTAAGGGTTCCAATGGTGATGAACTAAAGAAAGTCAAACATGTTATCCAATACGGAGTGTTTGCAGCATATCATTTGGCATTGGAAACATCTTTTCTTGCAGATGAAGGGGCTTCTCTTCCAGAACTTCCTTTGAAGTCTCCAATCACTGTTGCACTGCCAGATAAACCCTCAACCATTAACAGATCTATATCTACAGTACCTGGTTTCACAATCTCTACTGCTGAAAATCCACAACCTAGTAATGCTGCACAAATATCCAGTAAATCAGATTCTAACAAAGAACTTGGCAACTTTGGAAAATCTGGATTAGTGGCATCACCATTTTGTTCTGAAAATCATACTTCTCATGCTTTCAAGTTTCTCTCTACCTCTGTTACTGCATCTGTTGATACGCATGATCTGCCTGTTgacaaaaataatcaaattaaacGTACTGATGAACAGCAAAGTATGGCTCCATTCAATTCTTTGTCTCATTCAGCAACAACTCCAAGCtcctttttttgtgattcttcaTGTTATACTAGAGACGGCAATAAAGCAAAGGCTGAGATTGGATATatggaaaatgataataaaacaaTTCTCCATTGTCCAGTGCCAACGTCCAACTATCTTGATAGTCCAGAAACTTTTGTGAGTGGTAAAAATATGGCTTGTGATATGCAAACAGAAGACACCAAAATGATAGAAATGCAACATGGTTTTTCAGGTTTAGGGACCTCAGATCAACATAATTCTAGGAATGATCACATGTTTCCAAAGGAAGAATTCCCACCATCACCTTCAGATCATCAGAGCATTTTGGTTTCACTATCTTGTCACTGTGTATGGAAAGGGACTGTATGTGAGCGTGCACATCTGTTCCGCATTAAATATTATGGCAGCTTTGACAAGCCTCTCGGAAGACACTTACGTGACCATCTGTTTGATCAG AGCTATCGGTGTCGTTCCTGTGAGATGCCATCAGAAGCTCATATTTATCGTTATACTCATCACCAAGGCAGCCTGACGATATCTGTGAGGAAGCTTCAGGAATTTCTTTTGCCTGGAGAACGTGATGGCAAGATATGGATGTGGCACAGGTGCCTACGCTGTCCTCGAGTCAATGGGCTACCTCCTGCAACTCGAAGAGTTGTAATGTCTGATGCTGCCTGGGGTTTGTCTTTTGGTAAATTTTTGGAGCTTAGCTTTTCAAATCATGCTGCTGCAAGTAGAGTAGCCAGCTGTGGTCACTCTCTTCACAGGGATTGTCTACGTTTCTATGG ATATGGGGAAATGGTTGCATGCTTCAAGTATGCATCAATTAATGTACACTCTGTCTACCTGCCACCTCCAAAGCTGGAATTTAACTTCCAGCATCAGAAATGGGTACAAGAAGAAGCAAATAAA GTGGTTAAAACCGCAAATGATCTCTTCATTGCAATACGTAAGTCATTGCGCCAAGTTGAAGAGAAAGTATTGAACACTGGTTCTCATGATGGTAACATGGAAGTCCTTGAATCGAGAAGACGCTTAATTGAACTTGAAGGAATTCTTCAGAAAGAGCAGGCAGAGTTTGAG GAATCTAAACAGACAGTAATGAAAAAGGATGCAAAGATGGGGCAGCCATTCATTGATATTCTTGATGTCAATAGGCTACAAAAACAATTGTTGTTGCAGTCCTATGTATGGGATAAACGGCTAAAATTTGCTGCGGGTTCATTTAGTAACCCTCATGAACTGCTTAATGGTCTCATGACCAGAAATAAGGAGGATTTAACTCTCAGGGCACAGAGGAGCTTCATGAGTTCTGATGTTCTGGTTTCTGCAGTTGCTGAACCCCTTAATGGGAGTGGAACTAGGAATGAACATGACCAATATAAGCAATCTACTACAAATCAACAAAGATTAGATCTGGAACAGGACAAGAACACCAAACTTCTTTCTACTAGCACAAGTGTAAGCGATCAGTTTGATCCTCCAGAATGTGGTCTTGATGTCCGTAGGGTTCTCTCTGATGGGCAGTTCCCAGTTATGGCTGATCTCTCAGACACCTTGGATGCAAAGTGGAGAGGTGAAAATGGTTCTGCATTAGTTGATGGAAGCAAATTGAAATCATTAACCTCAGTTGAAGAAGCACCTGCAAATTCATCTTCTGAAAATCTTGAAGAAAGCATTTGTACTGATATGATGCCAGCAAGATCGGGAGAGAGTGCGGAAGCCATTTCAATTTTGACAAAAACATCATTTTCAGATCTCTATGCTTTTCTTAACAAGAATTGTGACAGTGCCCTAAGTGAGTACCATCCTGAATATATTTCTTTGTTTAAGGAGTTAATGCAGCAAGGTTGGGCAAGGCTGCTTCTTCCCCTTGGGGTGAATGATACTGTCATTCCAGTTTATGATGATGAACCGACCAGTGCTATATCTTATGCTCTTGTTTGTCCTGATTATCACTTTCAGATAACTGATGAGTTTGAGAAGTCCAAAGATGGTAGGGAATCCTCAATTTCCTTGATGATCCAGGAATCTGGAAACTCTCAATCATTTCAATCAGTTGAGGACATTCCATTTGAAAGCTTCAGAAGTTTTGGGTCAGTTGATGACAGCACCTCATCCACCTCTGGTAGCAAGAGCTCGGTGATATTAGATCCACTTGCATCTACTAAATCATTGCATGTCAGAGTTTCTTTTGCTGTGGATGGGCCTCATGGGAAAGTAAGATATTCTGTAACATGTTACTATGCAAAATATTTTGATGCTTTAAGGAGAACTTGCTGTCCGTCTGAACTTGATTTTATAAGGTCTCTTAGTCGATGTAAAAAATGGGGAGCACAGGGTGGGAAGAGCAATGTCTTCTTTGCAAAGTCACTGGATGATAGGTTCATCATAAAGCAGGTTACCAAGACAGAGCTAGAATCATTTATCAAATTTGCCCCCGAGTATTTCAAGTATCTGTTGGAGTCGAAAAGTACATCGAGTCCAACATGCTTGGCAAAGATTCTCGGCATCTACCAG GTTGCAGTTAAAAATCTGAAGGGTGGAAAAGAGTCCAGGATGGATGTACTAGTTATGGAGAATCTTTTATTTGGACGGTCTGTGAAATGGTTGTATGACCTCAAAGGATCTTCAAGGTCACGGTATAATGCGGATATAAGTGGTAACAATAAGGTACTTCTTGATCAAAATTTGATTGAGGCAATGCGTACCTCTCCAATTTTTGTTGGAAACAAAGCAAAGAGACTCCTGGAAAGAGCTGTATGGAATGACACTGCATTTCTTGCG TCCATTGATGTGATGGATTACTCTTTACTTGTGGGGGTGGATGAGAACAAGCAAGAGCTGGTTGTCGGGATCATTGATTTTATGAGACAGTATACTTGGGACAAGCACCTGGAGACATGGGTAAAAGCTTCTGGAATTTTCGGAGGGCCAAAAGATGCATCTCCTACTGTGATTTCACCCGATCAATACAAGAAACGTTTCCGAAAAGCAATGTCAGCATATTTCCTTGTGGTTCCAGATCAGTGA
- the LOC135650039 gene encoding E3 ubiquitin-protein ligase RSL1-like: MEQESSTQVRHLVDDFYFSALSDTGQELFPISDEKYADELQLQEVLMSAVVASCSVRIRSPAVRTIKERGESSSSAPVLCKICMDTAPAAEMFRSSNCSYSFCRDCLSRYIGAKVQENILMVKCPEIECKGVLRPELCQDIVPADVFSRWETALCESMVLASQRFYCPFKDCSALMIDDGQETVMQAECPSCQRLFCAQCKVGWHSGLSCEEFKMLGTDERGREDLMLMKIAKDKRWKRCPRCKFFVEKTQGCMHIRCRCGFEFCYGCGSKYVMAHACNSA; encoded by the exons ATGGAACAAGAGTCCTCCACCCAAGTAAGGCATCTGGTGGATGACTTCTACTTCTCTGCGCTCTCCGACACAGGCCAAGAGCTCTTCCCCATCTCCGACGAGAAGTACGCCGACGAGCTCCAGCTCCAGGAAGTGCTCATGTCTGCGGTGGTTGCTTCTTGTTCCGTTCGTATCAGATCGCCGGCAGTGAGAACCATAAAGGAGAGGGGCGAGTCCTCTTCGAGCGCCCCAGTGCTCTGCAAGATCTGCATGGACACAGCACCAGCagccgagatgttccggagcagcaACTGCTCCTACTCCTTCTGCCGCGACTGCTTGAGCAGGTACATCGGCGCGAAGGTCCAGGAGAACATACTGATGGTGAAGTGTCCGGAGATCGAGTGCAAGGGGGTCCTGCGGCCGGAGCTGTGCCAGGATATCGTCCCGGCGGACGTGTTCTCGCGGTGGGAGACGGCGCTCTGCGAGTCCATGGTCCTCGCGTCGCAGAGGTTCTACTGCCCGTTCAAGGATTGCTCGGCGCTTATGATTGACGATGGGCAGGAGACGGTGATGCAGGCGGAGTGCCCGAGCTGCCAGAGGCTGTTCTGCGCGCAGTGCAAGGTGGGGTGGCATTCGGGGTTGAGCTGCGAGGAGTTCAAGATGTTGGGAACCGATGAGAGGGGGAGAGAGGACCTTATGCTGATGAAGATCGCCAAGGACAAGAGGTGGAAGAGGTGCCCAAGGTGCAAGTTCTTCGTGGAGAAGACTCAGGGCTGCATGCATATTAGGTGCAG GTGTGGCTTTGAGTTCTGCTATGGATGTGGATCAAAATATGTGATGGCTCATGCTTGCAACAGTGCTTAA